The following proteins are co-located in the Aquarana catesbeiana isolate 2022-GZ linkage group LG02, ASM4218655v1, whole genome shotgun sequence genome:
- the LOC141126477 gene encoding olfactory receptor 10A3-like codes for MFLCCLIVYVVWIEATLHEPMYIFIFNLIINGVFGNTVILPPFIIGLLTGSSTISFYECLVQVFCAQSFSGVEIFTFTAMAYDRYLAVCYPLRYATLMTNGKALQYIAFIWISVFILVVVPLILTANLKFCGVNINNIFCENMSLVRLACGNSAMINNIFGLVETLLIIFGTVLIIIYCYMRTLWICLKISKTACQKAMHTLSTHIITFSIFLTAALFVFLRYRLNGGTISIPVHVFLSITGLLTSVIVNPIVYGIRTEALKLKIIRNVHKLKFWQGVYDTK; via the coding sequence ATGTTTTTATGTTGTCTGATTGTGTATGTAGTATGGATAGAGGCTACTCTTCATGAGCCCATGTATATCTTCATATTTAACTTGATCATTAATGGTGTATTTGGAAATACTGTCATTTTACCTCCGTTTATAATTGGCTTGTTGACTGGATCCTCAACCATATCCTTTTATGAATGTCTAGTACAAGTATTCTGTGCGCAAAGTTTTTCTGGTGTGGAAATTTTCACTTTTACTGCTATGGCCTATGACCGATACCTGGCTGTATGCTACCCACTGAGATATGCCACCCTAATGACAAATGGAAAAGCTCTGCAATACATAGCATTTATCTGGATTTCAGTCTTCATCCTTGTTGTTGTTCCATTGATTTTGACGGCCAACCTGAAATTCTGTGGAgtcaatattaataatattttctGTGAGAACATGTCCCTTGTCAGGCTGGCTTGTGGGAACTCAGCCATGATTAATAATATTTTTGGACTTGTCGAAACACTCCTCATCATTTTTGGAACAGTTTTAATTATCATATATTGCTACATGAGGACATTATGGATCTGTTTAAAGATCTCCAAAACAGCTTGCCAGAAAGCCATGCATACATTGTCCACACACATAatcactttttccatttttttgacggccgcattgtttgtttttttaagatatCGCTTGAATGGTGGGACAATTTCTATCCCTGTTCATGTTTTCCTTTCTATCACTGGACTTCTCACATCAGTTATTGTAAACCCCATTGTCTACGGTATAAGGACCGAAGCTCTGAAATTAAAAATAATCCGAAATGTACATAAACTGAAATTCTGGCAAGGTGTTTATGATACAAAATAA